One stretch of Corvus hawaiiensis isolate bCorHaw1 chromosome 1, bCorHaw1.pri.cur, whole genome shotgun sequence DNA includes these proteins:
- the LOC125334439 gene encoding uncharacterized protein LOC125334439, which produces MYLFPVLENDTNHPRNVSLIPNCWNPGGNCVLFRVGRLIYVLHLLFNPRRPVVLTGESSPGRLGGCSAGRTRSSFDSCGATAAPGPGAARGIPAARLRAPPAHGAPSAVGGRLPDPARCPSRPLPAGAPEQSGSRPGLSAAASGSALAGLRSGEGTAGWATRPWESSSGIFAARSNVRAAERCGGLSDVSPEELHLEYCDSKQYNWEMYRCCQRVSRTMGKLADSVESFNCSSKSSLALCFQDHGHSSSACLWNGRTANLKLWAVKLSCEQQQHHQCQQLLL; this is translated from the exons ATGTACCTCTTCCCAGTTCTGGAAAACGATACAAATCAT CCACGAAACGTGTCCTTGATTCCGAACTGCTGGAATCCTGGAGGGAACTGTGTGCTTTTCAGAGTGGGCCGGCTCATTTATGTTTTGCACCTGCTTTTTAACCCGCGGCGCCCTGTTGTTCTGACGGGTGAATCGTCCCCGGGGCGCCTGGGCGGCTGCAGCGCGGGCCGGACGCGCTCGTCCTTCGACTCCTGCGGGGCTACGGCCGCTCCGGGGCCCGGCGCCGCAAGGGGCATCCCCGCAGCCCGGCTACGCGCACCCCCGGCCCACGGTGCCCCCAGCGCGGTGGGCGGGCGGCTCCCGGACCCGGCCCGGTGCCCGTCCCGGCCGCTGCCGGCAGGAGCTCCGGAGCAGAGCGGGTCTCGGCCGGGGCTGTCGGCGGCAGCCTCTGGTTCGGCACTCGCAGGGTTGCGCTCGGGCGAAGGGACTGCGGGATGGGCCACGAGGCCGTGGGAAAGCAGCTCGGGGATCTTTGCTGCCAGGAGCAACGTGCGAGCAGCTGAGCGTTGTGGTG GCTTGTCAGATGTCTCTCCAGAAGAACTGCATCTGGAGTACTGTGACAGCAAACAATATAATTGGGAAATGT ATAGATGCTGTCAAAGAGTTAGCAGAACAATGGGAAAATTGGCTGATTCAGTGGAAAGCTTTAATTGTAGTAGCAAAAGCAGCCTTG CTCTCTGCTTTCAAGACCATGGGCACTCAAGCAGCGCCTGCCTTTGGAATGGGAGGACAGCAAACCTCAAGCTTTGGGCTGTCAA GCTTTCctgtgaacagcagcagcaccaccagtgccagcagcttctcctttaA